The Megalobrama amblycephala isolate DHTTF-2021 linkage group LG10, ASM1881202v1, whole genome shotgun sequence DNA segment CTGCTGGGTTTGCATTAGTAAAATAGTATTAGGTTGATGCCACAAACCATTAACCATTCTACCCACAGTTGTTTTCAGGTGGTTTCTGTCTGGCTGGGTTATTTACCAACCACTACAGTAACATGAATAACAGTCAGCGAAACACCCAGTATAGATGACTTCTGCAACCTTTTATGAAAAGATGAAAGGTTTAAGAGAAGAATCACAGCAATGGCATTCAGCAGGATCACCTTTCAGGCATGGTGGATAATACATTGCATATTTTCTAAACTTGGGATGGTTTACAGGCAAAACAAAGAGAAATGCAAGAAGATCTCTGGCTTGTGTTTCCATATTAAAGCAGTTTAAACACATCACTTTCACTGCAACACATAAACATTCTCAGAATATTAAGCTTTTATGTTTGTGATTAATATTTGTGAGTATTTTATAAAGTCTTTGTTaatggtatttatttattcatcacaggaatattatatttatttatcagtATACATCTTTGTCACTTAGCCTTTTGAAAATAGGCGTTAAGCATTAAGTTTACTAATAAAGTTAATCAATTACATATGATGCAGGAATGAAGCATTAGATTTCTGAGCTTTGGCAGAGAGAAAGATCAGTGAACTTCAGCCTACATCttggtctgttcctcacacaaagatttggaatataatatgttattttagtccCTTTTAAAGTCTGATAGACGTGCCCTTTATGAATATGTGGACATAATATAAATGTTTGTGCTCCACGAAAAACATGGGTTtggagaaataataataataattttttaaaattttcttttatttatacttGGGGTTTCCCCTGCTCTCGCGTTTTTTCGAGTATCCACGTGCCTTCTCCAGTCACGTGACGTACAGCTGTCTAACGTCACAGCAGTCGTCGGTCGGGATAATTCCACATGAGCGAAAAATGGCGTTCACATTCGCGGCCTTTTGTTATATGTTGGCGCTTCTGCTGACGGCGGCGCTTATTTTCTTCGCTATTTGGCATGTAAGTGTTTTGACTTGATTTCCAACACATTCGGTGAGGTTTTGGACACAGATACTCAGCGTATAGTGGAATTAGTTAAACATATAGCAGAGCGCGAGACCAACGCGAATGAATGGCACGAGCGCAACCTGGTGACAtccattattatcattatcGCTATTCTTCCGTTAAACAATTAGGGCATTTTCTATGTATTTAAACGTATTATCTACAGAGTTAGATACATTTAATGCACTCTCTGTTGATCAGTTTGTCGCATCTATTACTGTGATGACGAGCGGATGGGGCGCGCTCCCGTTTGGCTAACGTTATAGTGTTTACAGATCAGTGATAAATCAGAACTGCTGCTAAAATCAACAACGCTAAATATAACgctaataaataactaaaagcCGATGTAGTGAAGTCTGTCATGAGTGTACCTCTCGTCTTGTGGGCCTTTGCATGTTAGATTTACACCGAACTGttatgtttttgttaaaattgAAGTCACATTTAGAGTTATTTGCGGACAGAACAGCACCATTGTTCATGTCTCTTCAATGTTGCCTGATGTCATTAACCTGTTTCAGAGATAAAAACGCCTTCAGTTGCTGAACTAGTATCACATTTCTGCCTTGACTCAAATATGCCAAATACATTCAAATGTTTACACATGTTAAAATAGTGATTGCAATATAGTTTTTCCCCCCTTAGCGTTAAATAAGGGGGATAGTGAATTTTATATATTGCTTTTGGTAATAGATGAAATCTTTAATTACTAATTTTCCTGAGTAAACGATTATAACCTCAATTTGATTCAGGCATACAGGATAATACACAGCATATTTTCTGTATTtgaaatgagaaaaaataacatttgataaCACTTGTCAGACAAAACAAAGAGAAACAGAAGAGCGTAAAGATCTCTGACTCAGCAACTGTGTGTTTCCGTATTAAATCGGTTTAAACTCACATCACTTCTCTTGCAACACAAATCTCATGAAATATTTAGCTTTtatgtttgtcagtattttatTGTCTGTTTATAATTTGTAtcttaaattttattatttgttcaacaccaaaaatatttctgaatgtttttaacaaaaactTTGTTGCTTCTGAAAAAACACCACATTCCTGACATGATAATGTGGGAAATGATGTTTGTATGTTTACTCCTgtatagggatgcaccgatataaacatttttggccgataccgataataaCCGTTAAAAGCCATGTCTCAAGCACACAAttgtaatgttttcattataattttatgtattatatatgaCAGATTTGCACTGCATGTTgcatttaactgtattttctttttcaaagtgatttcaatcatatttcaaacaattcaaaaccatcatggtggacagtgcgcatctgaagtgtctcagctgaaggaaataatccattatttctgCTCGatattaataacatttaaaatgaacatatatcggccgatgccaatatatcgtgcatccctactCCTGGATCATGTACTTAAATTTTcccttgttttatttatttttttagataatTGCATTTGATGAGCTGAAGACTGACTATAAGAATCCTATAGACCAATGTAACACGTTAAACCCGGTAAGTGAGAGTTTTGGAGAGATGCCGGGTGATGCATGTACTCCTGTTTCTTCTCTTCTATCACAACACTGTTCTGCTAATCGATGAAATCATCTGCAGTGAATGTTGCTTTCCAACACTAACACTACTTTCGTTCGATTTTCTGATTTGcattttgtcttttattttcttaatatttacttttttaccttttttttcctctgattggCTCAAAGACAGTTGACAGggtgaaaaaaattaaaagggtCAGGCTTGCTCTGAAGGTTGGTACCAGAATTCAGCTTAAGATCAGTAACAGTCTCTCTGTGTGCACGAGCGGAGTGTTTACAAATGTCTTTTCAGTTAACTAGCCTAACACCTCAATGTACAAACATGCCAAGCAGGGAGACAGGACCTGGTTTACGCCAACTAAGCCACTTGATTGCAGAGGATGTCTTTTCTTGCAAACGCCATCACAGATGCCGAATGAACAAAACACATTGCTCCTTTAGGGTTGCTCATATCTCCTCATGTTTGGCTGGTTTAGTGTGGGGTTGGGTGGAGGCACAGATGTCATCTGCGCAGGTGTATATTTGAGTGTAGGAAAGACAGTGGTTTACAGGGAAAAAAAGTGTTAACTGAAAAGACTTGCAAATGCTCAGAACATGCATGTGCCGTTCTGTCTCCCCCACCCCCTTCGTTTGCTCTTAACCCAGAGCGACTAACTCCATTTATGATGTCTCGCTTAGAAAGTGTTTTTATAAACTTGGCACCGGTGTAAAACAATCACATCATTAAGATCATGCAGGAGAAGTCATTATTTCAAGTATACTTGAGattaatgatggatggatgggaaagAAGAGCAGGTGTAGTGAGCATCTTTGGTACACATTAATCTAGAGTTGTGCAATAGTATACCTTAGAGTGGCTGGATGTGCCCGATCACATAAGTTTTGAGGCAATTTTCCTTCATAATCACCATCAACAgtttgaatttttaattttttacaatgtgtttgtgttgggCGAAAGCAGAACAAAcacttttctctctttttgcATGGGCTTCATGTGTTGTCTTCATTTACCGGTTATGATCAGGCATGGCAGGGGCAGCTTGGGGTCCTTGTAGCTGCTCCCTTCCTTAGCATGGCTGTTCTTCTCACTCTGCCTGGCATTGTATCcctgttaaaaaaacaaaacaaaacaaaaaaaacacgatCCTGCCTCAGTCTGTTCCCATACCTTTGTATGTGGGATGGGGGATGGGGGGTGTAGTAAATGTCAagtcatctgtttttttttacagtaatttgCTAATGGCCAGATGTTCTATTTGCCTAATAAGAGAAACTCAGCACTCTATTTTTAACAAAGTCTAAAGCAGACGGGGTATAGTGTGCTCTTGACAAACCCCAACAGCTTTGGGATATGATAGATGCCCTACCCCAGAGGTTATTGAGTAGAAACAGGTTTTCTAGCTGGTCTGAATTTTGAACTTGATGATGTCATAAGTTCTTAAATGGATCAAAGGTCTTTGAATTCTAAACGCTTGAATTCTTCACATTCCATTTACTTTTGCAATCTATATTCCATAATTTAAAGTCTCttgtttgattttaaattgaaatgtttgattattaatgttttatttattactgcTTTAAATAAGGATTTATGACAGTTATTCTCAGCAGATCTGGTTCTTCTGAGGTTTAGAGAGATTTAGATGTGCATAGATCAGTAAGATCTATGGCTTATGGGTAGGTGGTAATCCTAATGATTCTTACACCTGATTGGCTAGATTTGGGGCACAGGCTTCAGGCGCAATAGAACTCTGTCTCTGAGGTGGATCTGTGTATGTTTTTCTGACCATGTGTTATGTGGTTTCCTTAGCTCGTCTTGCCGGAGTACCTCATCCATGTGTTTTTCTGCGTAATGTTCCTGTGCGCCGCTGAATGGCTGACACTTGGACTCAACATGCCCCTGCTGGCCTATCATGTCTGGAGGTGGGTGAGGCATTCACAGAAACCAATCATAGATAAACACACATTTCATATTTGTTGGCTATATATCAAGCACCTCAGCAGATGTGTCAAGCCAGTGTTTTTAAAGTTAATAAGTTATTGGTCAGCGTTGTGTCTTGCTCAAAGTGCAacatgaatcatttgtttctgTGCAGGTATATGAGCCGCCCTGTGATGAGTGGACCTGGATTGTATGACCCCACCACGATAATGAACGCAGATATTCTGGCATACTGTCAGAAGGAGGGCTGGTGCAAACTTGCATTTTACCTCCTCTCGTTTTTCTACTATCTTTACGGGTGTGTACAGTTTCACTGTTTATCAGTGCAGAAACAttagtatatttattatattacatgcactgctgttcaaatgttttttaagaaatgaaaacttttatttagcaaggacacattaaattagggctgcaggTAACGATTATTTTGATTGTTAAATTGGTATTTTTAtccagttattttattttattgacaacTTGCACTATTTCACATCCTGCCCAATGCTGTCCTTTAAACAAACATGCCAACTGAATGCTATGAAAACGCATATAGtgaatatatctatatctatgcAACAGTACATGCAAAAGAGCTTTAAAGCAAAAAGACTGTCTAAATccctacattaaaaatgaagataacaataaagataataaagaaaaacaaaaacacacactcagTGTTAACAGATAAGAGGGATGTTCTGCAGTAACTCGCACGTTCACTCTGGACACAATTACCTGTTACTGTTATTTCTTTATCCTGTAAATGTAAGAAATGTCTTGCGTTTACATTCAATTACATGCATTTATTCCTTTTCAGTTACCAGTCTCATAAAATACTTTGAATTACACGTTGACTTTTAAACCTAAATTTAACGCCCAACATCAGATATTTCagcaaatgtaatatttttgcactgAATTTTAATTGTCTCACTCTCTGTGTCCCGTCTTGTCATGTGCGCACCAGCGCTCATTCAGTAAAGTTTGAAGTTTAAAGCAGACTGTCAGGACAAGCCTTAATGGAAAATGGAAATACTTGCGTGAATTTGTAACACTTACAGATAAGGATATAACCGTAAAATGAAAGTTTTGCGCTGTCAAAGCACCTGACAAGGCAAGTCATGCTAAACATTATGCTAAAGCATTAGCTTGAA contains these protein-coding regions:
- the cnih1 gene encoding protein cornichon homolog 1, whose product is MAFTFAAFCYMLALLLTAALIFFAIWHIIAFDELKTDYKNPIDQCNTLNPLVLPEYLIHVFFCVMFLCAAEWLTLGLNMPLLAYHVWRYMSRPVMSGPGLYDPTTIMNADILAYCQKEGWCKLAFYLLSFFYYLYGMIYVLVSS